The Meleagris gallopavo isolate NT-WF06-2002-E0010 breed Aviagen turkey brand Nicholas breeding stock chromosome 20, Turkey_5.1, whole genome shotgun sequence DNA window CACCACCAGCTGAAGGCCTCTTGATTTAAACAGGCACACAACCGCAGAACCACAGGGAGGttggagctggaagggaccctaaaggccatctggtgcCACCCCTGGCACCTGgaacccacagctccatcagtgctcacagcccagcccctgaccttggctgtctgcagggatggggcaccacaggAGGGCCTTTACTACCACAGGGACCTCAGTAGAAGTTATGATTTCTTCCCCTCAAATACCCTCTCCAAATTTAGCTGTATCAGCAGAAATTAGATCATAAAGATCACATTCACAAAGAACCTTTTATAAATGCTTCTCTTCCTTATCTCAACATTCTTACTAGATTGTACCAAATGAAgtgaacaacagaaataaaagcacactgCTTAGTTACAAACAAGGGCTAAAGCTGCAGAAATTCTCTTTGCATACATTCATATTGTATCAGAAGGCAAACCAACTGACGAGACAGAAATGTGGACCAGCTTATACGATATGCATAAAAGACTAATTCATAGCAGCATTTCTGGCACTCAGATGTCAGGAAtatcagttttcatttcctctcagcATTTGTTTGAAGAACTTGGATGTGATATGTCCGGATATTAAACCTCAATAATAACATAAAAGGAtaagagcaggaaaagaaaaaagatttttcaaataaactCAAGCAAATTAATATGTAATTTTACTTATAAAGATAAAATCCctaacattaaaacaaaaccatgataccacagacacagaagaagccctttcccccccccaaatCCCAATGAAATGAACAGTAAGCTCCCATCTCACATTAATGTGGAACTGTTCAAAAGCCAAGGAGCTAAAATGCACGGGGTCCATCCTCAGGGCAGGTAAACACTGATAGGAAGATTAAGAGATGGAACGATgacagctgccagcactgccattCTCCAGACTGCTATGCCAAACATTCTGACCCATCTAACCATTGTGTGCAGCtgtgtggattttctttttttttaatcacccaacaaatcacagaaataagTGAAGAAACAATCTTGTGTTGTGGCTTGATCAACTGCAAACCCTTCCTTAAGATCAGAAGTTTAAAAGTCATACAGTTAACAGCAAatatatattgatatatatatttctctctctcaattTCTTGTAAGACTTGCCACACAGCAATAATACTTCAGTGACCCAAACAGCCTTATGACATTCTCTGTCGTGCAGTCAGACCAAACAGAACAGGGAAAGGGAAACAAAGAGCAATCTGATTTACAGAAGTACACGTGCACAAAACCCAATTCATCAGTATCCCCGATTGCCAGCCTCAAAATGTTTGCTGAAACAACACCAGATTGCTGATTTGCCTGAATTTCTAATAAAATAGTTGATACAGTTCTTGTGCCACAGATGAACAACGCAAATTCATTAAAACAGATCGTTTTCAGGAGTAACCACACGAGAGCTGTTATCCAGCTAAAATGAAGCAGTGTCACTTTCAGTTACTCATTACTACAAGACCCAGAAATGATTTTCCCTCCCATGCACTGTAAGACAAAGTTGTTTCCTGCAGGCTTTGCCTTCTCTCGTTCATCTGTACGGGGAGAACAAGTCTCACAAACAATCAGAGAGGAAAGTAAGCGCCCGCATTTTTAAGAAGATTCTTTATCCCTTTTatatttgagagaaaaatacagatacaTAGCAACAAGAGAACTGTAATCACTGCCAGCATCCTACCATCTATACGTTTTATGGTGCTCTGTACACAAACAGCATACTTCACATGACAGGATAACAGGGGTGGATAAGAGCATTTGAGTGCTGCTACTCACTTTTCGTGATTGAATACCAAACGCTTTCTCAGTTTGCCGGGGAAATTGGAATGGCTCCAATAACCCCTCACTCAATGTGCGCCCTCATCTCATTCCTCCACATCATCCATTACATCTCCTGCAAATAGACAAAGGCTGGCTGTCCTGATTTCTTTGCTTGCCAATTGTTCAGGTGCCTTCTAATCCTCCCACTAACACCTTACCGAACTCATAGCAAGAAAACCTAGAGTGAATTTTAAATCTTCTCCATACACCTCTAAAATAATCCTTCTCTGCTGTCTCATTATGCATGAGGGCAGCTGTGCTTCATGGGAGTAGTGTTTTATATGCTCTGCAAGAACAGAAGTGACAGCAAATGTCACAGGAGACACCACACTCCCTCACCAAGTTTAACCTTGGGCACACCTGTGTCTGTATGACATGCAGGAGCTACTAATGCATACTCCAAGTCAATATTTTTACGTGTCTTTGAAAATATGACAAGACATTTGCATTCTGACTGTGCATGAAAAGCTTGGGAAATGGTACTTTTCTAAGAATAGTTACATGGAGTGTCTATAAAAACTCCCACCTTGCTCAGTGTTGTTTatctgctctcagctgcatcttGTTTATCTGCcagatggaaacaaaactgcaagTACAACAATGTCACACAGGCAGCTAAAAGCAAGGTGGGATGCAGTTGCTGAGTAGAGGAGATCACCATCTACAACTGTTCCAGATTAAAGTTTAGTTGCCATGCCATTCAGCTTGTTTTCACATTTGGCAGAACGAGATTACAATATAGCCTTCCCTAAATATACTGAAGGAAACAGCTGATATCAGTCATCTCAGGTATTTTTAGACCATGCAGTAAAACAAACACCACAAGATGATTCTTCCAGATCACATTCTGACTCCAAATGCACTTTCAAAACATATCTTTGGTAATACTCCCATCACTGAAACTTTCATCACGATCTGTGAACTGAAAAGAACTGCTGGGAGGTCTGGGAGGGAAGCCTTGTAGTCCTTCACATAGCATTACCCTGAGAAGGTGACAGCAGCTGCCCCACTGCTGGTTTTGTGTCCTGGAGGTGATTAAGTAAAGCAAATTGTTCTACACAGGGATTTGAGAACTTCCAGGTAAAAGAGTAAGGCAACATTTCCTGCAGAAATATTCCTGCATATctaattgttaaaaaaaaatcaatgatgTGCTCAGTTTTACAGATGTTCTGCAATACATCATAAAAGTATTGGTCATTCAGTGGGAGAATTTAAGTGTCCGCAGAACTAGGATATAGGTAAAATAATttggggagagaaagaaaaactaattcTGTAGTGGATGACAGTGAAATCAGGCAGTTACACACTCAGGAAGATATGGCTCAGAACAAAATTGTTCAATACATTGATCtctatttccttccatttctaacacaggattttttttttttttttcacactcaGTTGATTAAAGCAAGGAAAAAGCCTTTCAGACTCAGCATTTTCTCCTCCTGTATTTCATGTTCAGTTTGAGGAATGGTGATTTATCAGTAGCTTCCTCCATCGTAATCTCTTCAACTCGATCCTTCCACCTTCTTGCATCACTTGTCAATAAATGTGCTCCTCCTGACAGGTGTGGGATATCGAGATCAAATGCTGCTGTAGTCAGAGCTACGGGCAAGTaatgctgctgccttccacTCCACTGCAAAGAAGGTAATTGTCCCAAAGAAACCAACAACCACCATGATCAGGAGCTGCCACTGCAGAAGGAAGTAGTTGCTGTAGAAATATGCAACCGCAGCACAGATGgactgataggaaaaaaaaaagtggaagatGTTAAGTGGAGATATCCACTGCTGCACAAGGTTACGGGGCTGGTAACACACACAGCTTCACGTGCATCTTTAAGTATGCTTCTCTCAAAGATATAATGAGCTTTGATTGCTACACCACGGCATATGTCTCTACATGATATACAACAGATTTagtttttacttatttaaattAGTGTTCACAACAGAAAATGAACACATTTGAGTGTTTGAAGCATGGCAAGCACGGTTCTCCtctatttcaaagcattttgtcTAGAAACAATGCAGCCAAGGCTTTAGGACAAAATCCAGAAAGcctcttttcagttttatggCATCACAAACTATTTTCTACCAAAATATAGCTAGAAACTCGGACGACCACTCCTGCTCACTTGCAGTGTATCCTTTTCAAAGGTAAAAATTCCATTAAAGCTGTATAAAGAATATTCCCACACTTGTACATTCAGAAGGTTACGTGATGTAATACCTGAACAAATTTGAAGATGGCAAAGGCAGGAGCACTGTCTTCAGAATACAGGAATCCTAAAATGCTGAGGAGTTGGGTATTGAAGCAGCTGTCTCCCAGGCCCAACAGAAAGCTGCAGAATATGGCCACCTctttgctgaaggaaaaattCAATCAAATGTAAGAATCACTCACTCAAGCAGCTCACACAGCTATTGACTAATGCATGAACCTATGAACTACTTTTGACAGACTTACTTGGCAATGGAGAATGGAAGAAAGTTATCAAACTTTAAATTTCATTGGAAAAGAAGTGGGAACACTTGGCTGGCAAAAAGAATAGTTTCATCAGATTTTAATTCCTTGAATGCTAAAGCTTCTGTTAGTATTACCAACAGTCAATTCTACACTGAATTAGAACTGCTAAAATCTCATTTTGATGCCTGGAGTCATAAAGCCCACACAGCAGTGATCAAATGCCAAGACACATACAGTGAATTCAACAAAACTGCAGGAACATGAGCAAAAGACCAATTCATTCAGAAAAACactcctattaaaaaaatagccCCATGTACCAGCACAAATGCTAATcactgcagctgagcagctgtgcctgcaCAAGCTGACCACATTACTTTCACACAAATTAGCACAAATACACCCCAAAAACAGGTTGCAGTGATAAGAACGCTCCCCATATTCTTCCCCTAACTAACAGACTTTGGACTTTGACAAGGAGCATTCAAAGACCAAAGTGTAAAGCTGGTGCTCTATGTACAGTAAAAATGAGCCCAACTTCCTGACAGCTAGCACAACAGTTGTTGGTCACAACTGTAAGAGTTGTGTTCTCAAACAGTATAACTGCTACCAAATATCCTCACGCTTTTTATTCTTACACCATTGAGGTCCCTAAATTGAGTATGCACCAGAAGAGCTGTTTCAATGAGTTTCCTGTGAGAGGTACAAGCTGTTTTATATGCATCTTGAGTTATAACAGCCAGAGTGAAGAGCTTACATACCTCGGAATCATGTAAGCAATATCATCTGTTCCTTCCATAGGAGCAACAGGGGCATTGCTTGGCATGTTGacaaagattaaataaaaggCAATGAAGTGGACAATGATGCCTAGCATCACAATGGGGTTCCTGCCAAAGCGACTCTTCTTGCTCAGTAAACCAAAGATTCCTCCACCTGTAGGGATGGAAAAGATGGGAGACTTACATCAGAAACAAAGATGTAAAGAACAAGATTGAATTCAAagtaacaaaaattaaaaagagaccAAAAATATAGGTTGTAAATTCCCATGTTTAACAACTGAAGCACTGACAGACATGAAAGCAGCCCCAAAGTGtctgccagctctgccacaCCAGCTCTCCTGGTGCAGAACCTCTGGGTTGCCAGAGGTGTCCAAGACATGCAGGCACATTTCTCAGGTGGATGCTGATGAAGGCACTTAGTCTTTTCACGAGGTATCGTGCCAggacttctgttttctcctcccAACACTATGAAGTGAGGAGGGATGATGTTCTGCCTAGCTTTGCCGATTGCAGAAACATGTGCCTCTCTATGAATCCAAGTTGTTCATCAGCAAATATCTCCTTTTGACTCACCTAAAATTTCCCCAACACCAATAAAAATCCCAGAGAGACCAATAAGGCTTTTCTCTTCGCTGCCAAACCTATTCACAGCACCAATGCATGTTCCATACACTCCAGAAAAGAATGTTAACTCCAAACCTttgaaggaaagcaaacaagatTGACAAATGAAGGCTTTCTTCATAAGCTTTGCAATAGTTTTTATCTAAATGTTTTTCCCTAAGGTAActttcaaatacatattttcaagAGGTAAGTgtaacaagcaaacaagcagaGTTTTAAGCTATGCAATCATTATACTTTTCTATGCTAGCTCATGGAAGCAATATAAAAAAACATGTCACATAATTAGCATTAGATGCACTGAGGCTCAGTACTCCTGCTGTTGACACAATCCCTATAAACAGTTTGTATTTCCACCTCTCCAAAAACTTTGGAATTTCATTCAAACAAGAACCTTTGTGTGAAACAGCACTTAATAACTgaggaaatgaaacaatttcactttaagatttttttttttccagattataGTATTTCTGAGAAAGACCCCTGCACCCTCAAATCCCAAACAAGAGGAGTTCTAAGCTCAACTGCTCCTTTCCCATCGATGCACAATGAAAGCAGAGCAAGAACAACTACTTGttagaaatctttctttctaCTGCTGATACTGAAAGGTGACACATTTAAGTCCAAAACAAGGAACCATTAGTCTGAAAATCACAGTGTCTTAACAGCAGTTATATTTACAAGAACCCAAGTGCTgtgcttaaagaaaaacagaaaatagcacTCTCATTCCCCTCCTCTGTCTTTTGCTATTGCAGAACCACAGCACGCCATGCATTGGTCTACCAGCAGCAGGCTGTCTAATGCTCTAATGCCTCAAAAAGGAATGAGATCTCAACAGACTGATTATCAAACTACACATTTTGGAAGTAAAAGCTTGTGCCAGTCCTACGGGGCTTCCCGTTTTCCCACGAAGTGGCAATATTGACCAGGAGCCACCAGATGGCAGCAGGCAGTTCTTCCAAGCTGGACTGATTCTTTTCTACATAACCTTCCATACCAATTTCAAATTTCATCACCCCATTCCCTTGCCTGGTTATCTTGTTTCATGCTCCTGTTGCACTGAACATCTACAAGGAATTCAAGTTCGCTCATCTGGGTTAACATAAAAGCCAAAGCCAAataagtaggaaaaaaacaaaaatcctctAAGATTTTGAACGTTTTTATAGTCTTTCTGTGGAATAACTGCTTTAATGGatggtaaaaataaatggaCTCTTATTCTACAGCTCATATTTTGGTCTAACAATGGCAGATCAAGTTCAACTAAAGTTGGTGAAGAAAGTTCCTGCCACAGTAAATACCAATGGcaaaaatagtaaaaaacaGTTAATTTGTACCCAGTAGAACCAAGACAACTGAAGACTATCAGTAATGCCCTACACCTCACCTAACAGAGGCAATACTGGAAATGTCATCTGCCAAAAATTTAACTGCACTGTAGTTGCACTAGACATAATCCACAACCTACTGATGGTGTCAGGCCAAATCACATTAAATCCTGCTTCATACATTTTGCCTAAATCCCAATTTGGGTGACCCCACAGTGGACTGAACAGCATATTATGACATCTATTAATGTCAGAGTCAGGTACACCTCTCCTCCCGTATAGGAACACTTTCCAGAACATGGAATATAATTCATCCAGAGGCACCTGAAATATTCAAGTGCTGTTTGCAGAGACACACAAATCGCCACTCTGCTCTGTGGTCACTGTTTAAAACTCCAAACAATGCCCAAGAGTCCTGCACAATCACACACTGTGCTTGCTTCATACCTGTGTAGGCTGTTGTAACACTGAGGAGCAGAATCTCTTTCGTGAAGCTTAGCTTTATAGATCTCTCTGGAAAGACACAAAGGAGATTAATATAACTTCCACTAACTCTACTAGGAGCACCTGCactttctttgctctctgcttaaaccaaaaataagttatttcaaCTGTGACTTTCTTGCAATAAGAAGATTAGAGTGCTAAGCATGCAGACCTTCATTTGCACTCTAAAACAACAATTTGACCTCAAATCTATTTGTAAGAAGTGCAAGGAGGGAAATATTAAGAGGGAGTTGTGCAGTTTTCTATCAGCAGACAATTCATTCTTCGTTGTATTTTTGTACTCACTGTTCATGGCAATTACCTCCTATAAGAATATTTTGTCCATGAAGATCTCCATGATCTTAAAACAAGCAGTCACTGATAGACCACATCAAACTCAGTGGGAACCAGTCAGTTCAGTTCAAAAACATTGATTTAAAGTGTTACCATCTGGTGACAAGAAGTAATATGCAGCTTCTCCTTTATACcgttgggtttgtttgtttttttttactggagaAGACAATTTAACTTTCATTCACTAGCTTTCCCTAGGGGTGACCTGTTGGTTTTGAGCTTATCTGTATAAGGAATGCGTTGTAAAGCAGCCTGGATCTCAAACTCAAACTTCTCCTGCACTATAGTAGCACAGAGGTGATGTCAGTTACACCTTCTTTGCTTGCAGACAGACTTTGGTTGTATGGTACCATCATGGGAGAAGCACTCTAAAGTTCAGCCAGCCACCTCACACCAGTTACACATCAACAGCAATCTGTCCACAACTTAGCATTCCCAAGCTTTTCCATTTGCAAACCTTGTTTATGCTTGACTCAAAGTCACAAATATTCACACAGAAAACTCAGTTCCTATCAAGTTCAAACCTCATCAGTCCCATATCTGTATGAACTGCCATCTCTAGTCTGAAAGTCACTGCCATTTGGCAGCCTCTTTTCCCAAAGGCCAGAtctaaatttctgtttttcaagtgcAATAACTGAAATGCATTCTTAACCTTATTTATCTGCAAATTTTTGTTCTGAGTGATTTGTACATTTTCACATATCAGCAGAACCACGGAGAGCTGGAAAGGATTTGTCAGGATTCTTTGAAGCAGCTTGTATGTTAAACAGTACTTACTGAAGGCATCCACTGCTCTCATCAGTTTGTTTCGTGCAGACCTGGGTAAATAAATGACTTagtcaaaaaaaagaaaatgaataaccACTGCACTGAAGGCAGATGAGTTCATTCTTCAAAATGTCTGTACGTTTTTTAGGCCTGTATTATGTACTGAAATATGCTAAGTGTTTGAGACTCTAAACTACTGACCACAAAATTCATCTGGCTTTCTGAGCAAGTGAACACCATTCAAAATTTAACCTAAGAGATTTCCTTCTGAACAAGTTTAGAAATGGTCAGCATCGAGCATTTTCACTAACACACACTTGTTGACATTTTTctaacattattttaataaaacaaaaatatctaaaaCGATGCCTCAAGCAAAACTGCACTGTGTCTGCCTACCTATACACTTCTAGTGTACTCAGAAGTTGCATCTAAACATTTTGAGAACATGTGATAAATATATTAGTATGAAAATATAACTCAGAAAAAGGATGGGAATAATTTCTGCTCATTCCAGCCCTTAACCTGGACTGATTAGACAAAGAAAGACTACAAAAGCCAGATGCACATTTAACaatcagaggagaaaaaaaggtaagtGGTATCTTTCCAAAGGCACTTACTCATTAATGGAAAAACTTGATGTGCATTACCTTACTCTGTCCTTGAAAATGTCATATGCAGAACATTAATTGATTCTCACTTGTTCAGACACAGACACTCTTCTATCAAATGTGTACATTCTACAGGTTGTTCATAACATTCAGGCTCCCAGTTCAGAGGGGAAAGTGAAACTGACACTCCATTAAGAAGCAGGGACACAAGTAAGTATATGTGACAACAAATTATTGTTGCAAGCACTTACGAGCTGTCCCCATGGATTTCATTAGTAGAATCTTCCTCCCCTGGAGCTTTTGTGTCCTCTTGTTTCCTAatcagaaagaacagaacagtGCCCACAAGACTGATAACAGTCAGGGCAATGAAGACAGTTCTGCGATCGCcctctggaaaaacaaattaaagtCATTACAGGACATGTAAAAGCAATTCAGACAAAGTCAGCTACCTTCAAAGAACTAATACAAGCATAATTCAGAGCAGTGTTTAAAATGATTACTGATTTTCTATGTTACCTTGCACGTGGAACAAAATGAACACGGTTACTGGTAAATTCCTATCTCATTTTCACAATGCCAGTAAGACATTGGCATATTAAAGAGTGTTACCTGCATTTCCTGCCATGCAAAGACTATGACCAAGGAGGAGCCAGTTAGCAATGAAAGTGCATAAAttattagcaggaaaaaaatacacttcaaGAGATGTATAACTCAGAACAGACATAGGAAGCTACCCCAAAAGCCCACAGATATCTAAGAATTTGTTCTCTACCATACATATTAGGACTGTAACATCAGATTATTAGAATTGTATACTACAAAGGCCTTCACAGCATGGATACCTCAGTAACTGAGGCAGCATACAGTGTGTTACTGGAGAAAGGCAATTGCTTCCCTCTGCACCAGCTCTGGCACACCACCCAACTTGTCTGGCAAAGGAAAGTCTGCAATACCAAAGTTATGCCTATTTGCAAATTaggcagggaaagaaaaatgctgaaactGCTAACAGTTGTGATTGAACAAACACAAAGACGTTGCCTATGCTTGTATTTAATGGACTTCTGCTTAAAGGCAAACAGTAAATTGTTCTATCTCAATTAAAAATAACCTCTGCATGATTATAGATCAAGAAGAAAACGTGCTTCATCTTGAAATGCCAATAATATAGGCAGTAAAAAGAAGGAGGAACTGATTTTCAAGTGCTGTCAGAGCTTTTAATACTAACACCTAGCTTTTAAAAAAGAGTCTCAAGACATCTCAACAGtgttttccatctgaaaatgcAAGAAGTCACAACAGCAGAAATCCCT harbors:
- the MFSD11 gene encoding UNC93-like protein MFSD11, which gives rise to MSPDSKKLFNVLILGISFMFIFTAFQTCGNIAQTVITNLNSTDFHGSGYTSMSVIYGVFSASNLISPSVVALVGPQLSMFISGIFYSLYIAVFIQPSTWSFYTASVFIGIAAAVLWTAQGNCLTINSDENTIGRNSGVFWALLQSSLFFGNLYIYFAWQGKTYISEGDRRTVFIALTVISLVGTVLFFLIRKQEDTKAPGEEDSTNEIHGDSSSARNKLMRAVDAFKRSIKLSFTKEILLLSVTTAYTGLELTFFSGVYGTCIGAVNRFGSEEKSLIGLSGIFIGVGEILGGGIFGLLSKKSRFGRNPIVMLGIIVHFIAFYLIFVNMPSNAPVAPMEGTDDIAYMIPSKEVAIFCSFLLGLGDSCFNTQLLSILGFLYSEDSAPAFAIFKFVQSICAAVAYFYSNYFLLQWQLLIMVVVGFFGTITFFAVEWKAAALLARSSDYSSI